The Branchiostoma floridae strain S238N-H82 chromosome 8, Bfl_VNyyK, whole genome shotgun sequence genome has a segment encoding these proteins:
- the LOC118421151 gene encoding uncharacterized protein LOC118421151: MGTHPMDKKAETWRRKMAGGWLLVVLGLCLAIAPSCAGESGGYSLQLGLTLTQGYFPNNTYIVNITRDGGRVEEYKGYRHGAVFSRVSVKAIDGENMPVGTFVELLYSSMRTCTEMSRTGAQVLEGTDCPNLLFPLTLTWKAPMWDVGKINFM, translated from the exons ATGGGGACTCATCCAATGGACAAGAAAGCTGAGACTTGGAGAAGAAAG ATGGCAGGTGGATGGCTGTTGGTCGTGTTGGGCCTGTGTTTGGCCATAGCTCCATCGTGTGCTGGTGAAAGTGGCGGCTACAGCCTACAGCTAGGCCTGACGCTCACACAGGGGTACTTCCCAAACAACACCTACATCG TGAACATCACCCGTGATGGGGGACGTGTAGAGGAGTACAAGGGCTACCGGCATGGCGCTGTTTTCAGCAGGGTCAGTGTGAAGGCTATCGATGGGGAGAACATGCCTGTGGGCACCTTCGTGGAACTGCTCTACAGCTCCATGAGGACCTGCACAGAAATGAGCAGAACCGGG GCACAAGTTCTGGAGGGAACGGACTGTCCTAACCTACTGTTCCCCCTGACCCTCACATGGAAGGCTCCAATGTGGGACGTCGGAAAAATAAACTTCATGTga
- the LOC118421547 gene encoding protein GUCD1-like has translation MDELNTNNGVKEPTEKSEDENCHTNKEPPSSAPPPTNGSPSSNNIPHQEGSQHAARTQQEYALVNVPHIQQRWEWDCGLACTQMVLRHVLTSPPSVDSFRALYEKMDFGCSVWTVDLARIMAHFNVPHLLCTLTLGVDNGYQQESYYLDHFDKDKQRVNHLFTNAASLGIRTEEKAVTVQHIRHHLSEGNVAIVLVDSSKLHCVWCNENKACSCWPCHMLWSCLSEGLDEEEVSVASDSEVNEKEKRSGKNIPGSQDRKEDANVLEEERLPDVYQDADAQISAGDSADQNNIKSEHSQTSEETSPKQGSPEKDKNTAKTPDKSDKSGYQGHFIVVCGYSEEGILYRNPGLATDLCCCTQQSFEDARKSYGTDEDILFVYQHKDSDSSM, from the coding sequence ATGGATGAACTGAATACCAATAATGGTGTTAAAGAACCAACTGAGAAAAGCGAAGATGAAAATTGTCATACCAACAAGGAACCTCCCTCCAGTgcacctcccccaaccaacggTAGTCCTTCTTCCAACAACATTCCTCACCAAGAAGGAAGCCAACACGCAGCAAGAACACAACAAGAATACGCTCTCGTAAACGTCCCGCACATACAGCAGCGCTGGGAGTGGGATTGCGGACTGGCCTGTACCCAGATGGTCCTCCGACACGTGTTAACCTCCCCACCGTCCGTCGACAGTTTCCGCGCCCTCTATGAGAAGATGGACTTTGGTTGTAGCGTGTGGACCGTGGACCTCGCTCGGATCATGGCTCACTTTAACGTCCCCCATCTACTTTGCACACTAACTCTTGGCGTCGACAACGGGTACCAACAAGAGAGCTACTATCTGGACCACTTTGATAAAGACAAACAGAGAGTTAACCACCTATTTACCAACGCCGCGTCCTTGGGAATACGCACTGAGGAAAAGGCCGTAACCGTACAGCATATACGGCATCATCTATCGGAAGGAAACGTAGCCATCGTGTTGGTTGACTCCTCTAAACTACACTGCGTTTGGTGCAACGAGAACAAGGCTTGCTCTTGCTGGCCTTGtcacatgctgtggtcttgtttATCTGAAGGTTTAGATGAAGAAGAAGTTTCTGTGGCCTCTGATTCTGAAGTAAACGAGAAAGAGAAAAGAAGTGGCAAGAATATTCCTGGCTCTCAAGACAGGAAAGAAGATGCAAATGTACTTGAAGAAGAAAGACTACCAGACGTATACCAAGACGCAGATGCACAAATTTCAGCTGGTGATTCTGCAGatcaaaataacattaaatCGGAGCATAGCCAAACATCGGAAGAGACATCTCCCAAACAAGGGAGCccagaaaaagacaaaaacacagcaaaaacaccTGACAAATCCGACAAGTCTGGCTACCAGGGACATTTCATTGTTGTTTGTGGGTACAGCGAAGAAGGAATTTTGTACAGAAATCCCGGATTGGCGACTGATCTATGCTGTTGTACGCAACAGAGTTTTGAAGACGCAAGAAAGAGTTACGGCACGGACGAGGATATCCTTTTTGTCTATCAGCACAAAGACAGTGATAGCAGTATGTAA